One genomic region from Quercus robur chromosome 4, dhQueRobu3.1, whole genome shotgun sequence encodes:
- the LOC126722908 gene encoding putative pentatricopeptide repeat-containing protein At1g12700, mitochondrial produces the protein MGTLLRTSHSSFRSYCYSTLTAAASIASAKENPNHNLNQNQFLESVRDQCKSRSFRNVGHALHLFDTMLHMRPLPSVNNFNHVLGAIARLKHYPVVISLINRIKSFGISPDVYTLSILVNCFCHLNRVDFGFSVLATILKLGYHPNSVTLNTLVKGLCLQGKIAGAVRLVEEMEKNGYKPDAFTCGTILNGLCKIGQTSMAIRLLRKMVEGNFELDLTAYNTIIDSLCKDRFVTEALNLLSGMMSKGIQPDLATYNSLIQGLCNFGRWREATTLLNEMVQRKIVPSVRTFNILVDAFCKEGMLKKAKIIFDKMIQRGIEPDIVSYNTLIDGYCLQNKLKDAIEALNMMVERGCSPDVVSYSTLINGFCKKKRIDEAMNLFHEMSNKGVTPDVVTYSTLIGGFCRVGRHKAALELFHKIQACGQLPDPQTYAILLDGLCKNGQVVEAVKVFHKMEDKTLGNDIVIYNILIDGLCNFGNLTVARELFYGLPTKGLQPNVRTYTIMIKGFCKEGLIDEASELLEKMDGNHISPDDRTYNTIIQGLLQQNETAKAMELIKIMVDKGFSANATTASMLFDLLSANPADKALQELLTKTLPVNL, from the coding sequence ATGGGTACGCTGCTTCGTACTTCCCACTCTTCTTTTCGTTCTTATTGTTATTCTACTCTTACTGCTGCTGCTAGTATTGCTAGTGCTAAAGAAAACCCGAATCAcaatctgaatcaaaatcaattcTTGGAATCTGTTAGAGATCAGTGCAAATCTAGAAGCTTTAGGAATGTTGGTCATGCCTTACACCTGTTTGATACAATGCTTCACATGCGCCCTTTGCCTAGCGTTAACAATTTTAATCACGTGTTGGGTGCCATTGCAAGATTGAAGCATTACCCAGTAGTCATTTCTTTAATTAATAGAATCAAATCATTTGGTATCTCTCCTGATGTTTATACTCTTAGTATTTTGGTTAACTGTTTCTGCCATTTGAACCGAGTAGATTTTGGGTTTTCTGTCTTGGcaacaattttgaaacttggttATCACCCAAACTCTGTTACTCTAAACACCCTTGTCAAGGGGCTCTGTCTTCAAGGTAAGATTGCTGGAGCTGTGAGGTTGGTAGAAGAAATGGAGAAGAATGGATATAAGCCTGATGCATTTACTTGTGGAACAATACTAAATGGTCTGTGTAAGATTGGACAGACTAGTATGGCTATTAGGTTGCTTAGGAAGATGGTAGAAGGGAATTTTGAGCTTGATTTGACAGCGTATAACACAATCATTGATAGTTTATGTAAGGATAGATTTGTAACTGAGGCTTTGAACCTTTTATCTGGAATGATGAGTAAAGGCATTCAGCCGGACCTTGCCACTTACAATTCCTTGATTCAAGGCCTATGCAATTTTGGCCGGTGGAGAGAGGCTACTACTTTGTTAAACGAGATGGTACAGAGGAAGATTGTGCCAAGTGTGAGGACTTTCAATATATTGGTGGATGCATTTTGCAAAGAGGGGATGTTGAAAAAGgcgaaaattatttttgataagatGATTCAAAGAGGTATTGAGCCTGACATAGTCTCTTATAATACTTTGATTGATGGATACTGTTTGCAAAATAAATTGAAGGATGCCATTGAAGCATTGAACATGATGGTTGAGAGGGGTTGTTCACCTGATGTTGTTAGCTATAGCACATTGATTAATGgattttgtaaaaagaaaagaattgatGAGGCAATGAATCTCTTTCATGAGATGTCCAACAAGGGAGTAACTCCCGATGTTGTGACTTACAGCACTCTTATAGGTGGGTTTTGTCGAGTGGGGAGACACAAGGCTGCTCTAGAGCTATTTCATAAGATTCAAGCATGTGGCCAACTTCCAGATCCCCAAACCTATGCTATCTTGTTGGATGGCTTGTGCAAGAATGGACAAGTTGTTGAGGCAGTAAAAGTGTTTCATAAGATGGAAGACAAAACATTGGGCAACGATATTGTGATTTACAACATTTTAATTGATGGTTTGTGTAATTTTGGAAATCTTACAGTTGCAAGAGAACTCTTTTATGGTCTACCTACAAAAGGATTGCAACCCAATGTTCGGACTTACACTATAATGATCAAAGGGTTTTGCAAAGAGGGGCTAATTGATGAAGCGAGTGAGTTGCTAGAGAAAATGGATGGGAACCATATCTCTCCTGATGATCGAACATATAACACAATCATCCAAGGGTTGCTGCAACAGAATGAGACAGCAAAGGCTATGGAACTTATTAAGATAATGGTTGACAAGGGTTTTTCAGCAAATGCAACCACTGCATCCATGTTGTTTGACTTGCTATCCGCAAATCCAGCAGATAAAGCACTTCAAGAATTACTTACTAAGACTTTGCCAGTCAATTTATAA